The genomic segment GCTTAGACTGTCGAGTTTGTTAAATCGTGCTTTGAGCGAGTCAGGCGTTGTGGCGTAGCTGCCTTGTAGCGTCAGCACATCTGCATAGACGGCAATAAAACGCTGGTCATCACGGTCTAACTTGACTTTCTCGGCGCAGCCAAAGACCAAGCCAAAGCAAAGCGCAAGAAAGTAACCAAAAGGCGTTTTCATCAAAAGTTGCTAAATTCGTGTTGCAACAAGTTTTCTGAGTGCATATCAAAAGCATCTCAGTGCTGCAAGGTGCGCTTAGGCAAAGTCGCCAGTATGAGCAGATAAAGCCACGCTGCTGGAAACGAAGCGCTGCCTATTTTGGTTTGCTAAGCGTAGTAATTCTCAACAACCAAACACACCGAACCAACTATGCCATTTACGCTTCCAGAACTGCCATATCCCAAAGATGCGCTCGAACCGCATCTTTCTGCAAAAACCTTTGAATTCCATTATGGCAAGCATCATCAAGCATATGTAACCAACTTGAACAACCTGATTCCAAACACCGAGTTCGAGAATGCGTCGCTAGAAGAAATCATTAAGAAGACAGCCAAAGATAGCTCAAAGGCAGCATTCTTCAACAATGCGGCGCAGGTGTGGAATCATACCTTCTACTGGCATTGTATGAAGCCAAAAGGCGGCGGTGAACCGACTGGGGCATTAATGGATAAAATCAAGGAAGATTTTGGCGATTTCGGCAAATTCAAGGAAGCCTTCAAGCAAGCGGCAGTAACGCAGTTTGGCTCTGGTTGGGCGTGGCTGGTGCTGGATAACGGTAAATTGGCAGTGGTTAAAACACCGAATGCTGAAGTGCCTTTCACTGAAGGCAAAACCCCGTTGCTGACAATTGATGTGTGGGAACACGCCTACTACATTGACTACCAAAATCGTCGCCCCGACTACGCACAAGTCTTCATTGACCACCTTATCAACTGGGATTTTGTCAGCCAGAACTTTGCCGCTGCGATGAAATAAACCTGTGCCAGTCTCGCTGAAGTAGGGAAGCGGTCGGACAAAATTAAAAGGGGGGTGATTCCCCCCTTTTGGTCATGATCGCTGCTTGGCAGGTGTGTGCCACTGAGCGATGCTGACAAGTTGTGCATACATACAACCGGTCAAGTATGTATGCGACCGTTACTGCTTACTACTGGTACTGCTTTACTACTGTACTACTGGGCACTACATTACTACTGCTTTACTACTGGTACTACTGGAATACTACACAGGTACTACAAAACACAGTGCTGGCGGCTTGCAGTGAAGGGAAGGTGAGCAAATTAAGGCTTGCAAGTTGACTGCTGTTGCGGCTGTTTTTTTCTTTTTTGCGTCACCTCTTGCAAGCCGCCAGTTTGAGCGGCATTGCACCGCTCATGGTGAAGTTGCGTCCAGCCTCTATTGTGCGTAAAGGACTTCAAACTGACCTGTGCCACCTTTGCAGATGTGCTCGACCCACTTTGCGTAGGTACCGCCATACCACTTGTAGGTTTCATTGTTTTGGTAGCGGTATTGCGGCGCGGCGTAGCGGATCTTGAAGCCTTTTGGCAGCGTGATAGTCAGTTGCGTATCAACCCGGAAATCATTGTATTTGCCGACGATTCCATGATGGATAATCGGAATAAGCGGGTGATTTAGGATACGACGCAACCCGCCGCCTGCATCAATAGAGAGTCCGGGCAATTCACCATCGACTTTCACTTCAATACCCTGTGAGTCGGAACTGAAAGCCCCTTCTATTCTGGCTTCTCTACCCAAGAGCTTTTCAACTGGGAAAAGTTCAACCCAACGTGAGACGGCATCAACCACACCTGACCCTGCATTTGAGAATCGCCAGTTCGAGACTCCGAGCGGTTCTTCAGGGGTGCCTTCTGTGCCAATGCGCACCACTTCCAAGTTCGAGATGCGCTGACCACCTTCATCTAAGGCATTGCGAGCAGGACCGATGAACCAGAAGTCACGAATCCAGTCGCCAAAATTCGGGCCAGAGTTCCGAATGCTGGATAGCGTGGCTTCCCAAGTAGCAATCAAGTCATCGTTTTCAAGTGGGATTTTCATCAAAATGTCGTGGAACTGACGCCCTTGCAAATAGCGTGGGTTTGGAATGTTGCGCCGAATCACATCAGACTTATAGTAGTAGAGATTCACCACAGAACCTTCAAACGAGAACGCATGGCTGAAGTCGCCAACGGTTACGACCCCATCGCCGACGGCAACACGCCGCTCTTCCGTCTCATTGGCGATATCGGCTTCCACTGTGAGTTTCTTTACAGTGCTGTCAACTACTGTTTCAATCAGCACAGAGAGCCGCACCACATCTTTACTATCGCCAATGGGCTTTGCTTTC from the Chloroherpetonaceae bacterium genome contains:
- a CDS encoding bacteriochlorophyll a protein, with product MALFGAAEATIARSDYEVTLEGGTSTWGTLKARATINVTPAIPLLPTDLNIKLKAKPIGDSKDVVRLSVLIETVVDSTVKKLTVEADIANETEERRVAVGDGVVTVGDFSHAFSFEGSVVNLYYYKSDVIRRNIPNPRYLQGRQFHDILMKIPLENDDLIATWEATLSSIRNSGPNFGDWIRDFWFIGPARNALDEGGQRISNLEVVRIGTEGTPEEPLGVSNWRFSNAGSGVVDAVSRWVELFPVEKLLGREARIEGAFSSDSQGIEVKVDGELPGLSIDAGGGLRRILNHPLIPIIHHGIVGKYNDFRVDTQLTITLPKGFKIRYAAPQYRYQNNETYKWYGGTYAKWVEHICKGGTGQFEVLYAQ
- a CDS encoding superoxide dismutase gives rise to the protein MPFTLPELPYPKDALEPHLSAKTFEFHYGKHHQAYVTNLNNLIPNTEFENASLEEIIKKTAKDSSKAAFFNNAAQVWNHTFYWHCMKPKGGGEPTGALMDKIKEDFGDFGKFKEAFKQAAVTQFGSGWAWLVLDNGKLAVVKTPNAEVPFTEGKTPLLTIDVWEHAYYIDYQNRRPDYAQVFIDHLINWDFVSQNFAAAMK